A single genomic interval of Sceloporus undulatus isolate JIND9_A2432 ecotype Alabama chromosome 2, SceUnd_v1.1, whole genome shotgun sequence harbors:
- the KANK1 gene encoding KN motif and ankyrin repeat domain-containing protein 1 produces the protein MAHRGNINGSSTEKDENVLNGEDERDQKDPYFVETPYGYQLDLDFLKYVEDIQKGNTIKKLNIQKKRKVIPPFAAVKNTTSSQYSGWTSNESLSSSNSDENKHSSSFCAAQSPAAAAPTTSASTRPSLSFEASPSFLTIPESKQLLPPSPQLPRHNLRVTKTLMETRRRLEQEKMAMQAIPGETRRPRLSSFGAMGSTGSLPSYVGSSGHNQVSHQFQNGYQGNGDYSLHLASSLGSSIRHSPLSSGISTPVTNVSPVHLQHIREQMAIALKRLKELEEQVKTIPVLQVKISVLQEEKRQMMAKLKNQRIVNQNDTGHFRKRSYSAGNAEQWKNLSPARGGGELYIDCEDDTGSVEQSSERIEEFRQLTAEMQALEKKIQDSNYDIPSNLRVNRPSVTKENRSVSVGADESMDNIVVYNRALRAFRDIAVGTELVTKDFVVGVTEGMLGVSTEAEREIELQHQTIEALKDKIYRLEVQLREATHDREMTKLKHELQAAGSRKKMDKALMAQPLLFSRAVEAVVQTRDQMVGDHVDVVESCVGNSLQMNSVGVLCRPMLQSSAVGPDVPMNWWIVTERKDMCDQCVESSVETCNQCVGTESSICETGVNTEESVDRLSLHKTELKIKEVRSIGCGECLDATVCPANETISRSTNTETGCKVDSAVMAVPCTATQGTNTVLEKTDQLTNTEVATVTDSSTNTVVSTYDKQTNTVSVEMRTVAVGDGRVKDVNTAAKTRSIGVGTLLSTTASFDRSSLTKTKDCGVGQININENYLVGLKMRNIACGPPPVSVTPSSTRSIGVGDESVYESENFVLDHPLPLPEIRTGLDHYIERVQKLVQEQQMLLAENYAELADAFGEPHSQIGSLNSQLISTLSSINNVMKYASTEELRNLDVPKQCIDKADVAEENLLNAPHGHTGSSHLVSSSLKLKLGHEIGTINEEKTERGRDWKASSSQDKAMSPINLTDDQLASGLYVCANDNMLKSIMKKKDGKKDENAKKNLQFVGINGGYETTSSDDSSSEESSSSESDDECVGNKYAQIEENGSLLSVEEQHGLNREDMSARVEGVVQVQEPEPEKVEIRERYELSEKMLSACHLLKSSIDDPKAMISKETRFCLNTIQHEWFRISSQKSAVPAMVGDYIAAFEEVSPVVLRHIINMADGNGNTALHYSVSHSNFEIVKLLLDANVCNVNHQNKAGYTPIMLAALAAVDAEKDMRIVEELFACGDVNAKASQAGQTALMLAVSHGRIDMVKALLACGADVNIQDDEGSTALMCASEHGHVEIVKLLLAQSGCNGTLEDNDGSTALSIALEAGHKDIAVLLYAHANFSKTQSPGTPRLGRKPSPSPTHRSPFDC, from the exons aaaaagATGAAAATGTCCTGAATGGGGAGGATGAGAGAGATCAGAAAGATCCCTATTTTGTGGAAACACCTTATGGTTACcagcttgatttggatttccttaaATATGTGGAAGATATACAAAAGGGAAATACTATTAAAAAGCTGAAcatacagaaaaagaggaaagtgatACCACCTTTTGCAGCTGTGAAAAACACCACCTCCAGCCAGTACAGTGGATGGACATCAAATgaatctctttcttcttctaacAGTGATGAAAACAAACATTCATCTTCATTCTGTGCAGCACAgagtccagcagcagcagctcccacTACCTCTGCCTCTACAAGGCCGTCTTTGTCCTTTGAGGCCTCTCCAAGTTTCCTAACTATTCCTGAAAGCAAACAACTACTGCCTCCTTCACCACAGCTGCCTAGGCACAACCTTCGTGTTACTAAAACGCTAATGGAAACCCGGAGAAGACTGGAGCAGGAAAAGATGGCAATGCAGGCAATTCCAGGAGAAACTCGGAGGCCAAGGCTTTCCAGTTTTGGAGCCATGGGTTCAACAGGCTCACTTCCTTCCTATGTAGGATCCAGTGGACATAACCAGGTGTCCCATCAGTTTCAGAATGGATACCAGGGCAATGGAGACTATAGTCTTCATCTAGCATCTTCTCTGGGCAGTTCCATCCGGCACAGCCCATTGAGTTCAGGTATATCAACACCTGTGACTAACGTGAGCCCAGTTCACCtgcagcatattagggaacaaatGGCCATTGCCCTCAAACGCCTCAAGGAACTTGAGGAGCAAGTCAAGACTATTCCTGTGCTCCAGGTGAAGATTTCAGTATTGCaggaagagaaaaggcagatgaTGGCAAAGCTCAAAAACCAAAGAATAGTCAACCAGAACGACACAGGCCATTTCAGGAAAAGGTCATATAGTGCAGGAAATGCCGAACAGTGGAAGAATCTCTCTCCAGCCAGAGGAGGTGGAGAACTCTACATAGACTGTGAAGATGACACAGGGAGTGTAGAACAGAGCTCAGAGAGGATAGAAGAATTTAGGCAGTTAACTGCAGAAATGCAAGCTTTGGAGAAGAAAATTCAGGACAGCAATTACGATATTCCATCTAACCTGCGGGTGAACCGACCAAGTGTAACAAAAGAAAACAGGTCTGTTTCTGTAGGTGCAGATGAAAGTATGGACAACATTGTTGTGTACAACAGAGCTTTGAGAGCATTCAGGGATATAGCAGTAGGAACAGAACTTGTGACTAAAGATTTTGTTGTTGGGGTGACAGAAGGGATGCTTGGTGTGTCTACAGAGGCTGAGAGGGAAATAGAGCTCCAGCATCAGACCATTGAAGCCCTTAAAGACAAAATTTACCGGCTGGAGGTTCAGCTGAGGGAAGCCACTCATGACAGGGAGATGACCAAATTAAAACATGAGCTGCAGGCAGCTGGGTCCAGGAAAAAAATGGACAAGGCACTGATGGCACAGCCCCTCCTCTTCAGTAGAGCAGTGGAAGCAGTAGTACAAACAAGAGACCAAATGGTGGGAGATCATGTGGATGTTGTTGAATCCTGTGTGGGGAACTCTCTCCAAATGAATAGTGTTGGAGTTTTGTGTAGGCCTATGTTACAGAGTTCAGCTGTGGGTCCAGATGTGCCTATGAATTGGTGGATTGTGACAGAGAGAAAAGACATGTGTGACCAGTGCGTTGAAAGCTCTGTTGAAACATGCAATCAGTGTGTGGGGACAGAAAGTAGCATCTGCGAAACTGGGGTCAATACAGAAGAGTCAGTAGACAGATTAAGCCTGCACAAAACTGAACTGAAAATCAAAGAAGTCCGGTCGATAGGCTGTGGAGAGTGTTTGGATGCGACAGTCTGCCCAGCAAACGAGACCATTTCCCGCAGCACAAACACAGAGACTGGTTGCAAAGTAGATTCTGCAGTAATGGCAGTGCCTTGTACAGCTACCCAGGGAACCAATACAGTATTAGAAAAGACTGACCAATTGACCAATACAGAAGTAGCTACTGTTACAGATTCCAGCACCAATACTGTTGTGAGCACTTATGATAAACAGACGAACACTGTGAGTGTGGAGATGAGGACTGTGGCTGTTGGAGATGGCAGAGTCAAGGATGTGAATACAGCGGCTAAAACTCGTTCAATTGGTGTGGGAACTCTGCTCTCTACCACTGCTAGCTTTGATAGATCTTCCCTTACAAAGACCAAAGATTGTGGAGTGGGGCAGATCAATATCAATGAGAACTACCTAGTTGGGCTCAAAATGAGAAATATTGCCTGCGGTCCTCCTCCAGTGTCTGTGACACCATCCAGCACTAGAAGCATTGGTGTTGGGGATGAATCTGTATACGAATCGGAGAACTTTGTGCTGGACCATCCTCTCCCTCTGCCTGAGATACGGACTGGTTTGGATCATTACATTGAACGGGTTCAGAAGCTTGTTCAGGAGCAACAGATGCTACTTGCTGAAAATTATGCTGAGCTAGCAGATGCATTTGGAGAGCCTCATTCTCAAATTGGGTCTCTTAATTCTCAGCTCATCAGCACTCTTTCATCCATCAACAATGTCATGAAATATGCAAGCACGGAGGAACTGCGCAACTTAGATGTGCCGAAACAGTGCATAGACAAAGCTGATGTGGCAG AAGAAAATCTGCTAAACGCCCCTCATGGCCACACTGGTAGCTCACATTTAGTTTCAAGTTCCCTAAAGTTGAAGCTGGGACATGAAATTGGGACCATAAATGAGGAGAAGACAGAGAGAGGACGGGACTGGAAAGCCTCATCTTCCCAAGACAAGGCAATGTCTCCAATTAATCTAACAGATGACCAGCTTGCCTCTGGGCTTTATG TATGTGCAAATGATAACATGTTGAAGTCCATCATGAAGAAAAAGGATGGGAAAAAAGATGAGAATGCAAAGAAGAATCTGCAGTTTGTTGGTATAAATGGAGG GTATGAAACAACATCAAGTGATGATTCTAGTTCAGAAGAGAGTTCCTCTTCAGAATCTGATGATGAGTGTGTTGGGAATAAATATGCTCAAATTGAAGAAAATGGTAGTTTGCTCAGTGTGGAAGAACAGCATGGACTGAACAGGGAAGATATGTCTGCCAGAGTAGAAGGAGTGGTGCAGGTTCAAGAGCCAGAGCCTGAAAAAGTGGAAATCCGTGAGAG ATATGAATTGAGTGAAAAGATGTTATCTGCATGTCATCTTCTTAAAAGTAGCATCGATGATCCCAAGGCCATGATCAGCAAAGAGACT cgATTTTGTTTAAACACCATCCAGCACGAGTGGTTTCGTATATCAAGCCAGAAGTCGGCTGTTCCTGCAATGGTTGGGGACTACATAGCTGCTTTTGAAGAGGTTTCTCCTGTAGTCCTCAGACATATTATCAACATGGCAGATGGAAATGGCAACACGGCTCTCCATTACAGTGTTTCCCACTCTAATTTTGAGATTGTGAAGTTGCTTTTAGATGCAA ATGTCTGCAACGTAAATCACCAGAACAAGGCTGGTTATACTCCCATTATGCTGGCTGCTCTTGCAGCTGTAGATGCGGAGAAAGACATGAGAATAGTAGAAGAGCTCTTTGCTTGTGGAGATGTGAATGCCAAAGCCAGTCAG GCTGGCCAAACTGCTCTGATGCTTGCTGTCAGCCATGGGCGAATAGATATGGTGAAAGCTCTGCTGGCTTGTGGTGCAGATGTTAACATCCAAGATGATGAGGGCTCCACTGCTTTGATGTGTGCTAGTGAGCATGGACATGTTGAGATTGTCAAACTTTTGCTGGCTCAGTCTGGATGTAATGGCACACTGGAGGACAAT GATGGGAGCACAGCACTTTCAATAGCCCTTGAAGCAGGCCACAAGGATATCGCTGTTCTTCTCTATGCTCATGCAAACTTTTCCAAAACTCAGTCTCCG ggcACTCCAAGGCTCGGAAGGAAGCCATCTCCTAGTCCTACTCATAGAAGCCCATTTGATTGCTAG